A window of the Branchiostoma floridae strain S238N-H82 chromosome 12, Bfl_VNyyK, whole genome shotgun sequence genome harbors these coding sequences:
- the LOC118427351 gene encoding gastrula zinc finger protein XlCGF57.1-like codes for MAEAGNGSHTAVSQKLSDGYPTEVSRDRDTSKANDQPASSKSLDHQPEINTDDKPYMCGECGYRTARKVHFSAHMAIHTGEKPYKCNHCDYSAAQKGTLKRHLAKHSGDKPYMCGQCGYRTAQKRNLSEHMRTHTGEKPYKCDQCDYSAARKSTLKQHLAFTHSSEKPFMCGKCGYRAAEKSRLSQHMRTHTGEKPFKCDFCDYSAARKCTFDTHLLKHKGEKLYKCDQCDFSASQKSYLNKHLARHTGDKPYMCGECGYRTTQKAYLSQHMRTHTGEKPYKCDQCDYSAALKSTLDSHIATHTNDKPYMCGECGYRTAQKSTLSGHMKTHTKPYKCDQCDFTSANKKTLDHHLAVHAYLREEYGHKAAQTDEKPYKCDQCDYSAAEKSLLDDHLSTHIGDELYTCGECGYSTTEISALSQHMETHIDPEPYKCDQCDFSAVKKYELDRHLEVHAGDRPYMCGECGFRTADKSTLSGHMRTHTKPYQCDQCDYSCANKATLERHVAVHDYLREEYSVVPNDSQF; via the coding sequence ATGGCAGAGGCTGGTAATGGGTCTCATACTGCTGTTTCTCAGAAATTGAGTGATGGGTATCCTACTGAGGTTTCAAGGGACAGGGATACAAGCAAGGCCAATGACCAGCCCGCATCAAGCAAAAGTTTGGACCATCAGCCAGAAATAAATACTGatgacaagccctacatgtgtggagagtgtgggtacaggacagctcgaaaAGTTCACTTTTCTGCGCATATGGCAattcatactggagaaaaaccctacaagtgtaaccactgtgactattctgctgcacagaaaggcactTTGAAGcgacatctagcaaaacactctggtgacaaaccctacatgtgtggacagtgtgggtacaggacagctcaaaagcGCAACTTGTctgaacatatgagaacccataccggtgaaaaaccctataagtgtgaccagtgtgattactCTGCCGCAAGGAAATCCACTTTAAAACAACATCTAGCATTTACACATTCTAGTGAGaagcccttcatgtgtggtAAGTGTGGATACCGTGCAGCTGAAAAGTCTCGGTTATctcaacacatgagaactcatactggtgaaaaaccctttaagtgtgacttttgtgattattctgctgcaaggAAATGTACATTTGATACTCATCTATTGAAACACAAGGGTGAGAAactctacaagtgtgaccagtgtgattttTCTGCTTCCCAAAAATCTTATTTGAATAAACATCTAGCAagacacaccggtgacaaaccctacatgtgtggtgagtgtgggtacaggacgactCAAAAGGCTTACTTGTCCCagcatatgaggactcatactggtgaaaaaccctacaagtgtgaccagtgtgactattctgccgcaCTGAAATCCACCTTGGACAGCCACATAGCCACACACACCaatgacaaaccctacatgtgtggagagtgtgggtacaggacagctcaaaagtctACCCTGTCAGGccatatgaaaactcatacaaaaccatacaaatgtgaccagtgtgactttacTTCCGCAAACAAAAAGACATTGGATCATCATCTAGCAGTACATGCCTACCTGCGCGAAGAGTATGGGCACAAGGCAGCTCAGACTgatgaaaaaccctacaagtgtgaccagtgtgattattctgctgcggAAAAATCCCTCTTGGACGACCATCTATCCACACACATTGGTGACGAACTCTACACATGTGGGGAATGCGGGTACAGTACAACTGAAATATCTgccttatcccaacacatggaAACCCATATAGACCCAGagccctacaagtgcgaccagtgtgattTTTCTGCCGTAAAGAAGTACGAGTTGGACCGGCATCTGGAAGTACACGCCGGTGAcagaccctacatgtgtggagagtgtgggtttAGGACAGCTGACAAGTCTACCCTCTCTGgtcatatgagaactcacacaaaACCATAccaatgtgaccagtgtgattattcctGCGCAAACAAAGCTACATTAGAACGCCATGTAGCAGTACACGACTACCTGCGTGAAGAGTACAGTGTTGTCCCCAATGACTCCCAATTCTAG